One Pyrofollis japonicus DNA window includes the following coding sequences:
- a CDS encoding MATE family efflux transporter, translating into MIALLISTIASFILVRRLSPNDYAIYQTITKRAVFFGSILLTLMGDWAYRYNAQKIPGSWEAGIALSLLSALFSALVGLIVAAYLGVGGYLLLVASITVAMMSMYNAIRILMNALRPIRYAALTLIYRTIYTGMIVALVYLAHGGLLGALLSAIFASTISAFSGYSWTRKAKPSPNSWRRILREWFRYGYVYVPSVITVILASLDAIIADRIWGKEVVAAFFATLIVFSLLREAIMQGFGYISTYLLRGGIVENTLGAMRFSLFAITPLLVFAFAHPDHIIFLINPRYSWATSAVRYQAIAALMVLYESFLGSIVSGLARGDAENARNKVLKISLLVLFSRSIYIVLMMVLLIASSSKAAAVNAWVFSSIIAPLITSIGFLVHFKPLSREDIAFVTLPVIVYIALSYIVAYFIPVPLPSHRFFVELKVIGKPFIVYTFIAYTLCILADPYIRSKLSRNVLTKILGSR; encoded by the coding sequence TTGATCGCATTACTAATTAGCACTATAGCTTCGTTTATACTGGTTAGGAGGCTAAGCCCAAACGACTACGCTATATACCAGACTATAACTAAGAGAGCCGTGTTCTTTGGCTCAATTCTTTTAACACTTATGGGTGATTGGGCCTATAGATACAATGCTCAGAAGATACCTGGATCATGGGAGGCCGGTATAGCGCTATCTCTGCTCTCTGCGCTATTTTCGGCGCTAGTAGGGCTCATTGTAGCCGCTTACTTAGGCGTTGGTGGCTACTTGCTGCTCGTTGCATCCATTACTGTGGCAATGATGAGCATGTATAACGCTATAAGAATATTAATGAACGCTCTTCGCCCAATAAGGTATGCAGCTCTAACACTGATTTATAGAACTATATATACCGGGATGATCGTGGCTCTGGTTTATTTAGCGCATGGCGGGTTACTAGGTGCACTACTTAGTGCAATATTTGCCTCTACTATTTCCGCGTTTTCGGGCTATAGTTGGACACGTAAAGCTAAACCATCGCCGAACTCGTGGAGAAGGATTCTCAGAGAATGGTTTAGATACGGTTATGTGTATGTTCCGAGCGTAATAACCGTAATCCTTGCAAGTCTTGATGCAATAATTGCTGATAGGATTTGGGGGAAGGAGGTTGTAGCTGCTTTTTTTGCGACTCTCATAGTGTTCTCCTTGTTAAGAGAAGCTATAATGCAGGGATTCGGCTATATCTCCACATATCTTCTACGGGGAGGAATTGTTGAAAATACACTTGGGGCAATGCGTTTCTCGCTTTTCGCAATTACACCGCTTCTCGTATTTGCATTTGCCCATCCTGATCACATAATTTTTCTTATTAATCCTCGTTATAGTTGGGCTACCAGCGCGGTAAGGTACCAAGCGATTGCAGCACTTATGGTATTATACGAGTCGTTCTTGGGATCCATTGTCAGCGGCCTTGCTAGGGGCGATGCCGAAAATGCACGTAACAAAGTCTTAAAGATATCGTTGCTCGTGCTCTTTTCTAGGAGCATCTATATAGTCCTTATGATGGTACTACTTATTGCATCATCTAGCAAGGCCGCTGCTGTAAATGCATGGGTGTTTTCATCGATCATTGCGCCGCTCATAACAAGCATCGGCTTCCTGGTACACTTTAAGCCACTTAGCAGAGAGGATATCGCGTTCGTAACATTACCGGTCATCGTCTATATTGCGCTAAGCTATATAGTCGCATACTTTATACCTGTACCCCTTCCATCGCATAGATTTTTCGTAGAGCTTAAAGTTATAGGTAAGCCTTTCATTGTTTATACTTTCATCGCATATACTCTATGTATACTTGCTGACCCCTATATTAGATCGAAGCTATCCAGGAACGTGTTGACGAAGATTCTCGGTTCCCGCTGA
- a CDS encoding RsmB/NOP family class I SAM-dependent RNA methyltransferase — translation MLPEEVAAIILAETVHSRTSLRDVATRFFSKHPEMDYMKPIVRVLTLGVARNYMLLDRILVSYGYGPPNHSTKWMLARVLVYEAISGKLKPTRARKLAPRAGVESEKILELRGADPREFVKGLSGIDKLSVLYSFPRWIIEELVSAGIENVSQLLQALNKDPQRWIRFAPSVKFEDLALRLKAYGIIIEPDKHLYDVARIVKGASKAAKTKEYQQGLYVLQDKASALVSHVASPQDKIGIDPTAGAAIKASHMAWLGARYVIAGDLKPQRIREARHTLRRLHIDHIVDLVAGDARSIYVRTFGAAIVDPPCTDIGRLQYEPEVKMWLTRGDLKFYSRLQERMLRSVLEAAPRRAVIVYSVCTLTYSETIRVVRRVIEAVQEAELVEPEPVIGEKLKKLPRAQRLLPHIHKTQGFFIAKFMKL, via the coding sequence ATGCTGCCAGAGGAGGTTGCAGCCATAATATTAGCAGAGACTGTTCACTCTAGGACATCTCTAAGGGATGTAGCAACAAGGTTCTTTTCCAAACACCCCGAGATGGATTACATGAAGCCTATTGTTAGGGTCTTAACGCTAGGCGTTGCTAGAAACTATATGCTCCTAGACCGTATACTCGTGTCATATGGATATGGGCCTCCAAACCATTCCACAAAATGGATGCTTGCACGAGTACTCGTCTATGAGGCTATAAGTGGTAAACTTAAACCTACACGTGCCAGAAAGTTAGCACCAAGAGCCGGAGTAGAATCAGAAAAAATCCTTGAGTTGCGCGGCGCTGATCCAAGAGAATTCGTAAAGGGGCTTAGCGGAATAGACAAGCTTAGTGTTCTCTATAGTTTTCCACGATGGATAATCGAAGAGCTTGTTTCAGCAGGCATAGAAAACGTTTCACAACTACTTCAAGCACTTAACAAGGACCCGCAGCGATGGATACGCTTTGCGCCAAGCGTAAAATTCGAAGACCTAGCACTAAGACTAAAAGCATATGGAATAATCATAGAGCCCGATAAACACTTGTACGATGTCGCTAGGATAGTAAAGGGCGCGTCCAAGGCAGCTAAGACGAAGGAATATCAGCAAGGCCTCTACGTTTTACAAGATAAGGCCTCTGCCCTCGTAAGCCATGTAGCTTCTCCTCAAGACAAAATCGGTATTGACCCAACAGCTGGCGCAGCAATAAAGGCAAGCCATATGGCATGGCTTGGAGCCCGCTACGTTATCGCAGGGGACCTCAAGCCGCAGAGAATACGAGAAGCAAGGCACACGCTCAGAAGGCTCCACATAGATCATATAGTTGACCTTGTGGCAGGCGATGCACGCTCAATCTATGTGAGAACCTTCGGCGCAGCGATAGTGGACCCTCCCTGCACGGATATAGGTAGACTTCAATATGAGCCCGAAGTAAAGATGTGGCTCACCCGGGGCGACCTTAAATTCTACAGCAGGCTACAGGAGAGAATGCTGCGCTCGGTTCTTGAGGCAGCGCCTCGCAGAGCCGTAATCGTGTATAGTGTATGTACACTCACTTATAGCGAGACAATCAGGGTGGTAAGAAGAGTAATTGAGGCCGTCCAAGAAGCAGAGCTTGTAGAACCGGAACCCGTTATCGGCGAGAAACTCAAAAAGCTTCCTCGCGCACAGCGCCTCTTACCACATATTCATAAAACCCAGGGCTTCTTCATAGCAAAATTCATGAAGCTTTAG
- a CDS encoding ATP-binding protein, which produces MLIGREKELKSLQEYTNKTNGTIKVMYIYGAKGVGVSSVLRGFAARLARNDEYTVLYIDSIEGDDVARAVVATDRIKGLVLSMASSTEMEPGRALLYTLPIIAIRLGLPNIRDKRAVIIVDHIDKGIGPTRTPEYLDSLKASARKLIQWRARGVTIIAGGTQLGLQEIENKGHVLGIAMDFARIVGLEKEPYYKLLESLQVNFSLTPSELWELTGGNPGETLVLAKRYRGDHLFWLSALKARLRRVIRIIENKGLLEELRNALDDLGNIHPRVAEILQAYDIVIRCDKSVLGKEDEYDECGLEWQLPVYKKLLTELLSV; this is translated from the coding sequence TTGCTCATAGGGCGTGAAAAGGAGTTAAAATCTTTACAAGAATACACTAACAAAACTAATGGAACAATAAAAGTTATGTACATTTATGGCGCTAAAGGAGTAGGTGTTTCAAGTGTTTTACGAGGTTTTGCAGCACGCCTTGCACGCAACGACGAATACACAGTACTATATATAGACTCCATAGAGGGCGATGATGTAGCAAGGGCAGTTGTGGCGACGGATAGAATCAAAGGGCTAGTTCTAAGTATGGCTTCTAGTACCGAGATGGAGCCGGGGCGCGCGCTCCTATATACGCTGCCTATTATTGCCATAAGGCTGGGTTTGCCCAATATTCGCGATAAAAGAGCAGTAATAATAGTTGACCACATTGACAAAGGAATTGGGCCTACGCGTACACCGGAGTATCTTGATTCTCTCAAGGCTTCGGCGAGAAAGCTCATCCAGTGGAGGGCTAGAGGCGTTACAATAATAGCTGGGGGGACCCAGCTAGGGCTTCAAGAGATTGAGAACAAGGGACACGTCCTCGGCATTGCTATGGATTTTGCTAGAATTGTTGGGCTCGAAAAAGAGCCTTATTATAAGTTGCTCGAATCACTCCAAGTGAATTTCTCGCTAACGCCTTCAGAACTATGGGAACTCACGGGAGGGAATCCAGGCGAAACATTAGTTCTCGCGAAGAGGTATCGGGGCGACCACTTATTCTGGTTAAGCGCTTTGAAGGCACGTCTCCGCAGAGTCATAAGGATAATAGAGAATAAGGGTCTTCTAGAAGAGCTTAGGAACGCGTTAGACGATCTCGGCAATATACACCCACGTGTTGCTGAGATTCTCCAAGCTTACGACATTGTCATTAGATGCGACAAATCGGTACTTGGTAAAGAAGACGAATACGATGAGTGCGGCTTAGAATGGCAGCTGCCTGTATACAAGAAACTGCTTACAGAACTATTATCGGTATAA
- a CDS encoding chloride channel protein, translated as MKLSIETIISPKSLRSFNLRIRYRFAQLAAKLTFLEKWLILGTVIGAASGLFASFFYVLLELVTSLTARFLGAGIGARGYTDLGVAVLDNVGRVNTLLVIPAIAGGAVVSSLLVFKFAPEAEGHGTDAAIRAFHRFAGILRTRVPVIKAIASAFTIGTGGSGGVEGPSALMGAGIGSTLAQRLRLGLWDRRIALVSGMAGALSALFRAPIGTAIFSVEVLFRRDIAVQALVPSLIAAIVGYAVTLPFWGYSEVFPKIRADTRVLYTASAIGSYIILAFFAAIFGLFYVFAFYKVRKLFSHYVKRTWLRPVLGALITGIMGLILPHILGSGRQLLTRFLEDPHIVLGWLPHNSTTWIALALIIVALAKMVATAFSIGTGGSGGVFAPGIMAGALIGYAYGVIIGRPLSGIDPLIYSYLGMSAFFAAASKTPLATSLMVAEMSGNYGLLVPALLASYLAREISGEYTIYESQLPHRVRPEVVNIEAVLTMLRRRGLAIGVKALEIHESRFKPLKISDTVAKAIELIAGLRQHIIPIIDEDGRVLGAIDASFLEKLLATPPGTPIGQIEIRKPPIVYEDEDLVHIMTALEEAEEEGIDYAIVVNKDLKYKGVILYQDIVAATIASYLYTTNNKRSKIIKKSR; from the coding sequence ATGAAGCTGAGCATTGAAACAATAATTTCGCCAAAGAGTTTAAGGTCATTCAATCTCCGCATCAGGTATAGGTTCGCACAACTGGCAGCAAAGCTAACGTTCCTAGAGAAGTGGCTAATTCTTGGCACCGTCATAGGAGCAGCGAGCGGATTATTTGCCTCATTCTTCTACGTATTGCTTGAACTCGTCACATCGTTAACAGCAAGATTCCTCGGCGCAGGCATTGGGGCAAGAGGCTACACAGACCTCGGGGTCGCCGTGCTCGATAATGTAGGCCGCGTAAATACGTTACTCGTTATCCCGGCAATAGCTGGGGGTGCAGTGGTATCATCGCTTCTTGTTTTCAAATTTGCACCGGAAGCCGAGGGCCATGGTACTGATGCCGCAATTAGGGCGTTTCACCGCTTTGCCGGCATCCTGCGCACCCGCGTCCCCGTAATAAAAGCCATAGCATCAGCCTTTACCATAGGAACTGGCGGCAGCGGCGGAGTTGAAGGACCAAGTGCATTAATGGGTGCGGGTATTGGAAGCACACTTGCTCAACGCCTACGCCTAGGATTATGGGATCGGAGAATTGCCTTGGTCTCCGGCATGGCTGGAGCCCTTTCAGCGCTCTTCCGGGCCCCTATTGGGACTGCAATATTTTCTGTTGAGGTATTGTTCCGCCGCGATATAGCTGTACAAGCACTCGTCCCTTCACTAATTGCTGCCATAGTTGGCTATGCAGTAACGCTGCCCTTCTGGGGCTATAGTGAGGTATTCCCAAAGATACGGGCCGATACACGGGTACTATACACCGCTAGCGCAATTGGCAGCTACATCATTCTAGCCTTCTTTGCTGCAATCTTCGGCCTGTTCTACGTATTTGCATTCTACAAGGTTAGAAAGCTATTCTCACACTACGTTAAGAGGACTTGGCTAAGGCCAGTCCTTGGCGCGTTGATAACCGGGATCATGGGCTTGATTCTACCGCATATTCTTGGGTCAGGTAGGCAACTCCTTACAAGGTTCCTTGAAGACCCGCACATAGTCTTAGGCTGGCTCCCTCACAACTCAACCACGTGGATAGCACTAGCACTAATAATTGTTGCACTTGCAAAAATGGTGGCTACAGCTTTTTCTATAGGAACTGGTGGCAGCGGCGGAGTCTTCGCTCCTGGCATCATGGCCGGTGCACTCATAGGGTACGCGTATGGAGTTATTATCGGAAGGCCTCTCAGCGGTATTGATCCATTAATATACTCGTATCTCGGCATGTCAGCATTCTTTGCAGCAGCATCGAAGACCCCGCTTGCAACCTCGCTTATGGTTGCAGAGATGAGCGGTAACTATGGCCTACTGGTACCGGCCCTACTTGCAAGCTATCTTGCACGAGAAATAAGCGGTGAATACACTATCTATGAGTCACAGCTACCCCATAGGGTGAGGCCAGAGGTAGTCAACATAGAGGCCGTGCTTACTATGCTTCGCCGCAGAGGCCTCGCCATAGGTGTGAAGGCTTTAGAGATACACGAGAGCAGGTTTAAGCCGCTAAAAATAAGCGATACTGTTGCAAAGGCGATCGAGCTTATAGCGGGACTAAGACAACACATCATACCGATAATTGATGAAGATGGGAGAGTTCTTGGAGCAATAGACGCTTCTTTCCTTGAAAAACTTCTAGCAACTCCTCCGGGAACACCTATAGGTCAAATAGAGATACGAAAGCCACCTATTGTTTACGAAGATGAGGACCTTGTGCACATAATGACTGCACTTGAAGAAGCTGAAGAAGAGGGCATAGACTATGCAATAGTTGTTAACAAGGATTTGAAATATAAGGGTGTAATACTCTATCAGGATATCGTGGCTGCAACAATAGCTTCATATCTCTATACTACGAACAATAAGAGATCAAAAATAATAAAGAAGAGTAGATAA
- a CDS encoding MBL fold metallo-hydrolase: protein MVRRLDILEVFEVLWFDSLGAKSASIKILGNDCNIVVDPGAAAMQPSYPLSPSRKEELRAEALRKIAKALGEPSTRAVIITHYHYDHYPRPGEPLLPLTLFRSKLILAKNPNVYINESQWKRARTFYESLIATLSNQSVMIYDKPAPIGIGDPTEKLTIAMSRSFGNYDSRRRELLERGKSWFRKLREKWLSEPWIKELSLPDGSAIRWADSRTQNVCGIELKFTEPWFHGVEYDRTGWVIGFEARIRNIKMFYSSDIMGPIIEDYAEEIFKTRPDIVILDGPPTYLYPYMLNRINLERAIDNAIRILEAQPRLVVYDHHLLREKRWRERVSKVFREARKLGVSILTAAELLGKKPLIDLL, encoded by the coding sequence GTGGTTCGGAGGCTAGACATCTTAGAGGTATTTGAAGTACTATGGTTTGATAGTCTGGGTGCAAAATCGGCTTCAATAAAGATTCTCGGCAACGACTGTAACATTGTTGTTGACCCAGGAGCGGCAGCAATGCAGCCAAGCTACCCCTTGTCTCCCAGCAGGAAAGAAGAGTTACGAGCAGAAGCATTAAGGAAAATAGCTAAGGCCCTAGGCGAACCCTCAACGAGAGCAGTAATTATAACACATTATCATTATGATCACTATCCTCGTCCTGGCGAGCCCTTGCTGCCTTTAACTCTATTCAGGTCAAAGCTTATTCTTGCAAAAAACCCTAACGTATACATAAACGAGAGTCAATGGAAGCGTGCACGCACCTTTTACGAATCACTCATCGCGACCCTATCTAATCAAAGCGTGATGATCTATGATAAACCGGCTCCAATAGGCATTGGCGACCCCACGGAGAAGCTTACAATAGCTATGTCCAGGAGCTTCGGAAACTATGATAGTAGACGTAGGGAGCTCTTAGAAAGAGGAAAGTCCTGGTTTAGAAAGCTTAGGGAAAAGTGGCTCTCGGAGCCCTGGATAAAGGAACTGTCTTTACCAGACGGCTCTGCGATAAGATGGGCCGATTCTAGGACTCAAAATGTTTGTGGAATAGAGTTAAAGTTCACTGAACCCTGGTTTCATGGAGTTGAATACGACCGAACGGGATGGGTCATAGGATTTGAAGCACGTATCAGAAATATCAAAATGTTCTACAGCAGCGACATCATGGGCCCAATAATAGAGGACTATGCAGAAGAGATATTCAAAACGAGGCCCGATATAGTTATACTTGATGGCCCGCCAACGTATCTCTATCCCTATATGCTTAACCGTATAAACCTCGAGAGAGCAATAGATAATGCAATAAGGATACTTGAGGCACAGCCACGCCTAGTAGTGTATGATCATCATCTTTTAAGAGAAAAACGATGGCGTGAAAGAGTATCAAAAGTATTCAGGGAGGCAAGGAAGCTCGGAGTAAGCATCCTAACAGCGGCAGAGCTTCTCGGCAAGAAACCCCTAATCGACCTGCTATAG
- a CDS encoding glycerophosphodiester phosphodiesterase family protein translates to MVSETTPRILGHRGYPRRYPENTVASFLGAIVYGADGVELDVWLTSDNEVVVVHDRDLKRVAGVDKDVKTSSVSELKSIHVGMGQVVPTLREVLEAIPRGYEIFIEVKDVDAALPSLKIVNELQRREDVVIISFNVDVLEIIRSNDKGIRLGINIDSLEKAQLALNLVDELSLYSVNPPIDGIEIIGVKGFVNYLKAVRERGARTAIWTVNEPEKISNIVELVDYIMTDDPLLLRRYFQ, encoded by the coding sequence GTGGTGAGTGAAACGACTCCTCGCATACTTGGGCACAGAGGGTATCCTAGAAGGTACCCGGAAAATACTGTTGCATCGTTTCTCGGGGCTATTGTATATGGGGCTGATGGCGTTGAGCTAGATGTCTGGCTTACGTCCGATAATGAGGTAGTAGTGGTGCATGACCGAGATCTAAAGAGAGTCGCAGGAGTCGATAAGGATGTTAAGACAAGCAGTGTCTCCGAACTTAAATCAATCCATGTAGGCATGGGGCAAGTTGTGCCAACGCTTCGTGAAGTCCTTGAGGCTATCCCTAGAGGCTATGAGATATTCATAGAGGTAAAAGACGTTGATGCAGCTTTACCCTCATTAAAGATCGTGAATGAGCTCCAGAGACGAGAGGATGTAGTGATAATAAGCTTCAACGTTGATGTGTTAGAAATCATACGAAGTAATGACAAGGGTATTAGGCTAGGCATTAATATTGATAGCTTAGAGAAGGCTCAGTTAGCACTGAATCTAGTAGATGAGCTCAGTCTATATAGTGTTAATCCACCAATAGATGGAATAGAAATTATAGGAGTAAAAGGATTTGTAAATTACCTTAAGGCTGTAAGAGAGCGAGGTGCCAGGACGGCGATTTGGACAGTTAATGAACCGGAAAAGATTTCTAATATTGTTGAACTTGTAGACTACATTATGACGGATGATCCCTTGTTACTCAGAAGGTATTTTCAATGA
- a CDS encoding TldD/PmbA family protein, with protein sequence MSDLRVLAEQIANRVKSKTDEYIVKLSLVKDLMVKYARGEISVTQSWKTLRLELYVAKNGRIAVSSFESENPENLVEKACSVLDFLKPSPFYAPLPEPSGEPLSYVDRNIVDIVESGDASKQVEEINAAEAGDVAGKVEFGHTATTLLGSNGADLYYEATSFNGYLRVFRGESSGQWSWTSTSYDPSLARRAIDTASHLADTCSKLPKKQVKPGKYRVLLSPMVAANLVEHIVSAASAGSIVFGISFFAGKKPGEKVLSEKLTILDKPRDTSLPFFRGFDDEGVATHDKPVIENGILKTLLHNSKTAKVMNAKTTGNAGWIMPHPFNIEVLPGDNSLDELVEQLRDGIYITNNWYTRFQNHVEGVFSTVSRDAVIVYEGGKPAYCTERIRIADKMPRLFSSVEALGKELWQIEWWEVSHPTRIPHILLSEANISLPR encoded by the coding sequence GTGAGTGACCTAAGAGTCCTAGCTGAGCAGATAGCTAACCGCGTAAAAAGCAAAACTGACGAGTACATAGTTAAGCTAAGCCTAGTGAAGGATTTAATGGTGAAGTATGCTCGGGGAGAAATAAGTGTAACACAGTCATGGAAGACGCTAAGGCTTGAACTATATGTTGCAAAGAATGGGAGAATAGCTGTAAGCAGCTTTGAATCAGAGAACCCAGAGAACCTTGTAGAGAAGGCATGTAGCGTCCTAGACTTCTTAAAACCATCGCCGTTCTATGCTCCGCTCCCCGAACCTAGCGGCGAGCCCTTGTCCTACGTAGACAGGAATATAGTTGATATAGTTGAGAGCGGTGATGCAAGTAAACAAGTAGAGGAAATAAATGCGGCAGAAGCGGGTGACGTGGCAGGCAAGGTAGAGTTCGGCCACACAGCTACCACGCTCCTTGGAAGCAATGGCGCGGACTTATATTACGAGGCAACGAGCTTCAATGGCTACCTGCGAGTGTTCAGAGGAGAGAGCAGTGGGCAATGGAGCTGGACAAGTACTTCGTATGACCCATCACTAGCAAGGCGAGCCATAGACACCGCCTCACATCTTGCGGATACTTGTTCAAAGTTACCAAAGAAACAAGTAAAGCCCGGCAAGTACAGAGTACTCTTATCACCAATGGTTGCCGCCAACCTTGTCGAACATATTGTCTCTGCTGCAAGTGCTGGCAGCATCGTATTTGGAATAAGCTTCTTTGCAGGCAAAAAGCCCGGCGAAAAAGTTCTAAGCGAAAAACTAACCATACTAGACAAGCCACGAGATACTTCTCTCCCGTTCTTCAGAGGCTTCGACGACGAAGGCGTAGCCACACATGACAAGCCAGTGATTGAGAACGGCATCCTAAAGACGCTGCTCCATAACTCCAAGACAGCAAAGGTGATGAACGCGAAAACTACTGGCAACGCGGGCTGGATAATGCCCCATCCATTCAATATAGAGGTATTGCCAGGCGATAATAGCCTCGACGAGCTAGTTGAGCAGCTTCGCGACGGCATATACATCACGAATAACTGGTATACGAGGTTCCAGAACCACGTTGAAGGTGTATTCTCTACTGTCTCGAGAGACGCAGTCATAGTATACGAGGGTGGAAAACCCGCTTATTGTACTGAGCGCATAAGAATAGCAGACAAAATGCCACGCCTATTCTCCTCAGTTGAAGCCCTAGGAAAAGAACTATGGCAAATAGAGTGGTGGGAAGTATCTCATCCTACAAGAATACCCCACATATTGCTAAGCGAGGCAAACATATCATTACCACGATAA
- a CDS encoding TldD/PmbA family protein, whose product MSNPDPSLLQKAIDLMQSSGAEYAEARYHSLKRTTILMINGVVMGVEVSAQSGIATRAIVNGGLGFSSATRITSEDVRDAALRAVSAAKTSSRGVRHGVQMGPGRLGNARYSVLERRKLEDTPLDSKISYLSEIYKVLELEKNGFKVSNTTVIYSETIEEKILLTSDGAFIESRVPRVAVMYNLAATYEDKRANRFGEVGASGGYELLDSFNLQKRISDDIESLYTALVKARSPPRGRMDVVLSPEIVGLMVHESAGHPSEADRVLGREAAQAGMSFRTTYKEDRIGSDAVTVVDDPTIPGSFGFYLYDDEGVAARERILYNHGMLAELLHNRETAAVYGVESNGAARAMDYKSEPIVRMANTYMKPGTYSFEELIEDIKQGIYMKKYMEWNIDDIRWGQRYVALEAYVIENGEIKDPVTNVALEVTTKQLYSSIDAVGKDLVFYAGLCGKGEPPQGVPVWMGGPHVRLRGVTIQ is encoded by the coding sequence TTGTCTAACCCTGACCCATCCCTGCTTCAAAAAGCTATAGACTTGATGCAGAGCAGCGGAGCTGAGTACGCCGAGGCACGCTACCACAGCCTTAAGAGGACGACAATACTGATGATAAACGGCGTAGTAATGGGTGTCGAAGTTAGTGCGCAATCCGGCATAGCCACACGCGCTATAGTCAATGGAGGACTGGGGTTTTCCTCTGCTACACGCATAACGAGTGAAGATGTTAGGGATGCCGCCCTTAGGGCTGTATCGGCCGCGAAAACATCGTCGCGCGGTGTTAGGCACGGCGTGCAAATGGGCCCCGGGAGACTGGGAAATGCTCGCTATAGCGTTTTAGAGCGAAGAAAACTTGAGGATACTCCGCTGGATTCCAAGATTAGCTATCTTTCCGAGATCTATAAGGTGCTTGAACTCGAAAAGAACGGGTTTAAAGTGAGTAACACAACCGTTATATATAGTGAAACAATCGAAGAAAAAATATTGTTAACCAGTGATGGAGCTTTTATTGAGAGTAGGGTTCCGCGTGTAGCAGTAATGTACAATCTTGCAGCGACATACGAGGATAAGCGGGCAAATCGGTTCGGAGAGGTAGGCGCCAGTGGAGGCTACGAGCTTCTAGATAGTTTCAATCTTCAAAAAAGGATAAGTGACGACATAGAGAGTCTCTATACTGCATTAGTGAAGGCAAGATCTCCTCCGCGTGGACGTATGGATGTTGTATTATCCCCGGAGATTGTTGGGCTCATGGTTCATGAATCAGCCGGGCATCCTAGCGAAGCTGACCGTGTACTTGGCAGAGAAGCAGCACAGGCAGGGATGAGCTTCAGAACAACCTATAAAGAGGATAGAATCGGAAGCGATGCGGTAACAGTTGTTGATGATCCAACTATTCCTGGTAGCTTCGGCTTCTATCTCTACGATGACGAAGGAGTTGCAGCACGAGAGAGAATACTCTACAACCACGGAATGCTTGCAGAGCTACTACACAATAGGGAGACAGCTGCCGTCTATGGCGTTGAGAGCAATGGAGCAGCAAGAGCCATGGACTATAAGAGCGAACCCATTGTAAGAATGGCTAATACCTATATGAAGCCCGGTACTTATAGCTTTGAAGAACTTATAGAGGACATAAAGCAAGGCATCTACATGAAGAAGTACATGGAGTGGAATATCGATGATATTCGTTGGGGGCAGAGATACGTTGCCCTCGAAGCATATGTTATAGAAAACGGTGAAATAAAAGACCCTGTCACAAATGTAGCCTTAGAAGTCACGACGAAACAATTATACAGCTCCATAGATGCCGTCGGCAAGGATCTCGTTTTCTATGCGGGTCTCTGCGGAAAAGGCGAACCCCCACAAGGGGTTCCTGTATGGATGGGAGGTCCTCATGTAAGGCTTAGAGGGGTGACAATACAGTGA